GACTTGTCGAGCAGACATACTCGAGCTGGGTCATGGGTGATGAATGCTTCCGGGAAGGGGGCGGCACCAGGTCTGCACTGCAGATCATGGGCCGCACCCCTACCCACGGGAGCGTCTTTTTTGTTACAAATTATTTGAGCTCAAGCTCCATGATAGAGTTCGGATCTAAAATATTGACATCGAGAATAACTTCAATTTGAGAAATGTTACCAAGCAAGCTAAACCACCGTGCTTCAATTAGCTTAGTCTCCCCTGACCTAAACGGCTCCACGGTGGAATAATTTACGCCAACTAATTCTTGCCCGCTATAGACAGCGGTAAAAAACCCAACTTGCCAATAGTTAAAAGCGCTATTATTTCTAACTTCAGCTTGCGCAATGCTAACTGGCAATCGCCCAGCAATACTGGAATTATTTGGCGGAATATATTCAGTATCAATAATTTCAAATCGCAATCTCTCGGCAGCAATGGCTTCGTAATTGTCCACCCGGCGCCAATTTACCTTTTCCAACTGCAATTGAATATCAGCATTGCGAGCTAAATTAGCCACATTGTAACCCGCAAAAAACTTTTCCGTATCCGGGAGAACAAAAGTTGAACCTGAGGCTACCTCAGCGCCATCAGCAAAAATTTTGTAATCAACTTTGCTAACCGCTAATTTAAAATTAGGATTTTTTACTCTAACTAAAATATCTGATTCGCCTGAAGATGAAGTAATGACCCTAACCCCGACAATTTGAAGTGGTACCGGGGCGTAAGCTTCGCGGAAACTTTTATAATCAATCAAATCCTGGCTTAAACTACGCAAAACTAATTGGTGATCGTTATAAGTAATAAAGTACAAATTGATAATACTCCAAAAAACGAAACTAAAAATCAGAATGTCAAAAATTATGAGTACCACCATCAGTATTTTGCGCAATTGAATTTTGTGAGTAATGTACCAATAGCTAAGCTTTAACTGAAAATTACTCACATTATGATACGGAGAGCCAGGGCCTCCTACTGATTCGCTTGGCATACTTTCATAGTATAGCATAATTGGGCGCTTTGGTTCAGCATTTTGGTCTTGAAAAACAGGCATAATTGTGCTATCATGATGACATCGAAATTGTAATATTATTGACTTAACGCTTACTTTATATGGAGCTTTAACGCTCCATACTTTAAAATCTTACGCCTAAAAATATGGCAAATCAAACTGCCCCCAAAAAATCCAAACCACCTAAATCGCAATCAGATTACAGTGCCAAGCAAATTACTGTTTTAGAAGGACTGGATCCGGTCCGTAAGCGGCCCGGCATGTATATTGGTAACACCGCCAGCGAAGGCCTGCATCATTTAATTTGGGAAGTCGTGGATAACGGCATTGATGAAGCTATGGCCGGTTTTTGTACCCAAATTGATGTTGAGTTACTGCCTGACGGCACTGTCCAAGTTACCGACGACGGCCGCGGCATCCCGGTGGACATACACAAAACCGCTAAAGTATCAGCGTTGGAAGTGGTAATGACAAAACTTCATGCCGGCGGTAAATTTGGCGAAGGTGGCTACAAGGTATCTGGCGGTTTACACGGCGTTGGAGTATCAGTCGTGAACGCCCTATCAGAGTTTACTAAAGCCGAAGTCCGGCGGGATAAAAAAACTTGGATTCAAGAATACGAACGCGGTAAACCGAAAAAAAAGGTGAAACCCATTGGGCCGGCCAAAACTACTGGCACAACTATCACTTTTAAACCAGACCCGGAAATTTTTACTGTAACTGAATTTAATTTGCAAACCATTATTGACCACCTGCGCCAACAAGCGTACCTGACCAAAGGCATTCGTTTAAATATAATTGACAGCCGCGACAAACATAAGCTGGCCTACTCTTTTTATTTTGAAGGCGGTATCAAATCTTACGTTAAACACCTCAACGTTAACGTTGAACCGAAGCACGATAACGTCTTTTACGCCGAAAAAGAGGTGGATGATGTTAAAGTTGAGGTCGCCGTACAATACAGCAATGAATACAAAGAGACGTTGTTTGGTTTTGCAAATAACATCTATAACCCGGAAGGCGGTACCCATATTTCCGGTTTTCGCACTGCCCTTACCCGGTCACTAAATTCTTATGCCAAAAAGAAAAATATTTTAAAGGAAAAAGATCAACCCTTGTCCGGTGAAGACTGCCGCGAAGGTCTTACCGCCATTGTTTCAGTTAAAATTAAAGAGCCCCAATTTGAAGGCCAAACCAAAGCCAAGCTAGGTAACGCCGAAGTTAAATCAATCGTTGATAGCGTCACTTCTGACGCCTTGGGCACTTTTTTAGAAGAAAATCCGCGAGACGCTGAAGCCATCGTAGGAAAATGTNNNNNNNNNNNNNNNNNNNNNNNNNNNNNNNNNNNNNNNNNNNNNNNNCGCCCGCGCTGCGCGCGAAACTGTGCTACGCAAGGGCGCCTTGGAAGGCTTTACCTTGCCGGGTAAATTAGCCGATTGCTCCTCGCGTGACGCCAGCGCTTCTGAATTATTTATTGTTGAAGGCGATTCGGCTGGTGGTTCAGCTAAGCAAGGCCGTGACCGTGAACATCAAGCTATTTTACCTTTACGCGGTAAGATATTAAACGTAGAACGTGCGAGATTGGATAAAATGCTTGCCAATAACGAAATTAAATCCCTAGTCATTGCTTTGGGTACAAATATTGGAGAACAGTTTGACGTCGAAAAATTACGCTACCATAAAGTTGTGATCATGACTGATGCCGACGTTGATGGTTCTCATATCCGAACTTTACTTTTAACTATTTTTTTCCGCCATTTTCCCGACATTATCACTCAAGGCCATTTATATATCGCCCAACCGCCACTTTATTCAGTCAAAAAAGGAAATGCTTTGCATTACGCGTATAGCGATGATCAGCTAGAAAAGCTTAAAGAAAAATTGGCCAAAGAAGATAAAAAGAAAGAGTCAGCCAAGCCTACCAAAAGTGTTGAGGTTGAAGCTAGCCCGGACGAAGAAGAAAATGTGGGCGAACGTGGCGTTGGCGAGCTCGCTGAAGTTAGCGGGGTGAAATTAAATATTCAACGATACAAAGGCCTAGGGGAGATGAACCCAGAGCAGCTTTGGGAGACAACTATGTCGCCGGAGCATAGAGTAATGAAGCAAGTGACTATTACTGATGCCGCTAAAGCTGATGAAGTTTTTGATATTTTGATGGGCTCTGAAGTTGAACCGCGCAAGCGTTTTATTCAAACTCACGCCAAAAACGTAAAAAATCTTGACATCTAAAATCTTTCCAAGAACAGCAACACCGCAGGGCCTCCAAGTCTGCGGTGTTTTAGGTATAGTCATGACGATCCACGGGGTCTCCATACTTATCACGCGGACGGTGACCGGTTTCTCTGATGCATACTCTGCAAACCGGATAGGACAAATGAACGTCCGATCTAGGCAGGGTGACAGAAACCTTGGGATCGCCCATGAAGTTAGCGTGCGGACCGTTCCTTGACCACAGCTCCAAAATGACATGGGCCGTAACCAAGAAGCAAGTCCAGCACAAATTATGACGCACAGCCGTGGCTTGGCGTTGGTTACAGTGAGAACATACTTTTCGGTTCACTTTTTTCCTCCATGGCTGTTTTATCACATAGCTAATGAAAAGTCGAACGCCACTGATTCCTCCAAGTCAGTGGCGTCGTTACGGGCGGCCGTACTTGGCCATATGATCGGCGGTGATGCACCGCTCAGGGTATTTTCTTGGGCATCGGGTCCCATTTCGGGCGGCCAAAATACCCATATACCAAGCGCGAAGCATCTCAACCGTGAAACTGGTTGGTTTCTGGTCAAGCTGCGCCAGTTTTCTTGCAACCTCTGTGCAAGTTAACGTAACGCAGCTTACGCAAACACCCTTCGGTTTGCCCGGCATGGCTAGTTCCTCCTCTATTCTCGTAATACTCCCATTGCATTAACCTGTCAATAACTGCTATTGACAAAAACACGCGGCTCCTCTATACTTGTTTCAGATAAAGACCGCCCGAGGTCTTTTTAAAATCCAAAAACTTGCCCCGTTAGAAATAACGGGAGCGTAAAAAATACTCTTAATTTACATTAATTTCTAACGGGGTGAAAAAATTATTCAAATATTTACGTGAAGCCAGGGAAGAATTGGCTAAGGTGGCCTGGCCAACTCGGCAAAAGACGATTCAGCATACTATATTAGTAGTCGTGATAAGCCTTGCGGTAGCGACTTTTTTAGGCTTAGTTGACTACATCTTAAATTTAGGATTAGAACGAATTATTTAACCCTGTTAGAAATAACGAGGGTAAGTACATACAAACTATAAATAATAAATGAATTTCTAACTCGGTAAATATGGCTAAACAGACAGTTCAGCGCGGTAAACGTTGGTATGTGATTCATACTTATTCTGGCTATGAAGAAAATGTGAAACGTAGCATGGAGCAAAGAATTGAAACGCTGGACATGAAAGATAAAATTTTCCAAGTTTTAGTACCGACTGAAAAAAAGATTAAAATTAAAAATGGTAAGCGCCGAGTCGTGACTGAAAAAATCTTTCCCGGCTATGTGTTGGTGGAAATGGTTGTGGACGACAACTCTTGGTACGTAGTGCGTAACACACCGAACGTAACCGGGTTTATCGGTACCGGCACAATTCCGACGCCAATTGACGATAAAGAAATCAAAGAGCTGCAACGGCGCATGGGCGTGGAAGAGCCGACATATAAAATTGATCTGACAATTAACACGGCCGTTAGGATTACCGACGGACCCTTTAAAGGTTACGAAGGTAAAATTTCCAACATTGATGAAGCGCGCGGCAAGCTCAAAGTTTTGGTTAATATGTTCGGCCGCGAAACGCCAGTGGAATTAGATTCATTACAAGTTAAAAAATTATAAACATATGGCCAAAGAAGTAAAAGCAAAAGTCAAAGTCCAAATTCCCGCCGGTCAAGCCAACCCGGCTCCTCCGGTCGGTACTGCTTTGGGGCCTCACGGCATTAATATCGGGGAATTTTGTTCTCAGTTTAACGAACAAACTAAAGACAAAGCCGGTAATGTAATTCCGGTAGAAATTACTATCTATGAAGATAGAACGTTTAATTTTGTATTAAAAACACCACCGGCATCTGACTTGCTTAAAAAAGCGGCCGGTATTAAAAAAGGTTCAGGTGAGCCACTACAAAAGAAAATTGGCAAAGTTACCAGAAAACAATTAGAGGAAATCGCTGAGATAAAAATGGCCGACTTAAACGCCCATGATGTCAAGGCCGCGGCAAAAATTATTGAAGGCACCGCAAGGCAAATGGGATTAGAAATTACTGAATAATTAATAATCAAGCCGGGAGCGCCAATTTAACTTGGCGCGTTATTCACCCCGTTAGAAGTAAAAGTAAATCTCTCAACGTATTTACTCCTAACTCTAACTTCTAACGGGATAAACCGCAATAATTATATGCCACGATCAAAAAAATATCAGGAGGCAACTAAATTAGTTGATCCAAAAAAACTCTATTCTATAACCGACGCCATGGCATTGGTTAAGAAAACATCCACCACTAAGTTCGATAGTTCAGTTGAATTACACGTTAAATTAGGTATTAATCCAGACAAATCTGACCAGCAATTAAGAACCTCTGTAGTTTTGCCGCACGGCACTGGCAAATCGCTTCGCATTGCCGCTTTTGTTTCCGCCGCGAACGAAAAAAGCGCTAAAGAAGCTGGGGCTGATATTGCCGGCGGAAAAGAATTAATTCAGCAAATCAATACATCAGGTAAAATTGATTTTGATATCGCGGTCGCTGAACCGGAAATGATGAAGGAATTAGCCAGCATCGCCAAAATTTTAGGCCCCCGCGGCCTTATGCCAAGCCCTAAAAATGAAACCGTCACTAAAGATATCAAGCACGCGATTGAGCAAATCAAAAAAGGTAAAATTGATGTAAAAAATGACAGCGCCGGCAATGTTCACTTGGTAATCGGTAAGGTCTCATTTGACGATAAAGCTTTAACGGCAAATTACCAAGCCGCGCTTGAAGCGATTATCAAAAATAAGCCTCAAAGCGCTAAAGGTGTGTATGTAAAAACGATTAGCCTGTCGGCCACGATGGGTCCGGGAATTAAAATAGAAACCCCTTTATAACTTGCCAAAGCCCCATTTTGGGGCTTTTTTGCTTTGCCTGGGCAGTAATTTTTGCTACAATAGTAAAGATAATTTACTTCAATGACCGCAAAAAAACGAGACAACTACTTATCTTGGGATGAGGCCTTTATGCAAATCGCTAACCTCATTGGCCAGCGATCTAAAGATCCCAACTCCCAAGTTGGGGCAGTGATTGTGGACGGAAATAAAATTGTGGTAGCGCTTGGTTACAACGGATTCCCGCGTGGAATTTCCGATGATAAATTACCCTGGTCGCGCGAAGGAGATTTTTTAGACACAAAATATGCTTATGTTATCCATGCTGAGGAAAATGCAATTTATAACGCCAACAAACCGACTCAGGGCTGCACGCTTTACACTAACCTATTCCCCTGCAATGAGTGCGCTAAAACTATAATTCAAAGCGGCATTAAAGAAATTATTTATGAGAGCGACCGTTACCACGACCAGCCTAACATGGTTGCCTCAAGGAAATTACTTGATGAAGCCGGGGTCAAGTATCGGCAATACAGCCCAGAGTATGAATTAAAATTAGAAAAAAAATGAGCGCTATAGTAATCGGGGCTTGTGGTCATATCGCCGCTGGCAAAACTACAATTTTCGAACACCTTGAAAAAAATTATGATGTTGACTATGCGCGATTTTCAGATCCGCTAAGAAATATCGCCGATATTTTAGGCATTGAAAAAAACCGAGAAAATTTACAAAAATTATCTACTCTGTTGCGCGAAAATTTTGACCAAGCGTTCTTATCCAAAGCCATTCGCGCATATATTGACCGCTCAAATCATAATTATATTTATATCGACGGTATCCGGCGCTTGCCAGACATCACGTACCTGAAGGATCTACCGAACTTTTTCTTAATCGCCATTAATGCTGATTTAAAAACGCGCTATGAAAGAATCACGACCCGTAATGAAAACCCTGATGACCAAAGTAAAACCTGGGAAGCCTTTCAGGCCGAAGCCAAGCAAGAATCTGAATTGCAAATTAATGAGGTTATGGAACACGCCGCCTTTACTGTCAATAACAATGGTACTATTGATGAATTTTACTCTCAAATTGATAACATCATGCAAAAAATAAATGCCCAAACTAAGCCCTAAACCAATCAAAGTTAAGTTGCTGCATCCGGACGCTCAATTACCGACTCGAGCATATGCTGGTGACGCCGGCTTGGATTTATATGCCATTGAAGATTCAATTATTCCCGCTGGCAAACATGGGTTGATTAAATTTGGCTTGGCGGTTGAAATTCCCGAAGGCTATGTTGGGTTTATTAAAGACCGTGGCAGTATGGGCCGATCTGGCTTACATGTGATAGGCGGAGTAATGGATAGCAATTATCGCGGCGAATATATTTGCAGCATGATAAATGCCTCTGACTCAGATTATAAAATTGAAAAAGGGCATAGAGTGGCCCAGCTTGTTATTCTCCCCTACTTTACTGGTTTGCCCTCAGAGGCTGATGAATTGTCAGAATCGGAGCGAGGAGAAAAAAGATATGCCAGTAGTGGAAAATAAAATCAATCCAAAATTCACGGCTTTAATTTTTTTAGCGGTGTTTTTATTGACAGTCGGTTTTGGATGTTCGAAAAAACCTGATGAGCCAACGAGCAATACCAACCAAAATACTAACGCGAATACCCCCGGGCGGTTAAACCAATTACCAGATAGCGGCGGCAATATTGATATTATTGAAAACGGATTCAATATAATTGGCAAACAGCTGGAACAGATTTTTTTTGCTGATTTTTATAAACCTACTCCGCTAAGCCTATTTGCCCAAGCGCCTGGATACACTTTGCCTATTTCAATTAAAACTGACGTGCAAAACTATCGGGATATTTCCAGAAAAATAAATCTTGACCCGGTTTTGGAGCCCTTAGCCAACAATGGCTTCACGGTCCTAACTGAAGCCCAGGACTTTCAAAGTACGAGTTATCAAAAAGCTTACTTAAGCTTACGGGGCTTAGAAGTGCCGGCGCTGGTTACCTCTGATGCAGTTGGCTTTAACTACCGTTTGGCTTTGCACTACGCCTATAAGCAAATTGAAAGGGATGCATTTTTTGACAATACTTGGGATGTATTAAGATCGCTTTATACTAAGGCTAAAAACCGCTATGAGCTTTTGCTTAACGACCAAACCAGAAGTAATGACTTGCTGTTAGAGGGAAACCGCTTGGAAATGGCTTTTGCCGCCACTGCATTGAAGCTATTGCAGCCACAAGATTTTCAAATTGATGAAAATACCAGCTCAATTACTCCAGATTCAAAAAGTTTTACTCCGCAAGATCGTTTACGTTATGATATTCAATTACCTGACTATTTGGAACGCCAAGTCAATGACGAGCTGGAATTAATTAAAACTCGCCCCAGGGGCGCTCAAAAATCGCCTGTTTTCTTGTACGCTAGCGATTATTCCATCTACGAAATTCCGCCCGAATATCAAACTTCGGAAAAATTAAAAAATTTTTGGCTCGCCGCTCGTTATTTAAGCGACAAAACCTTTTTAATAAATTACCAAAGCGAAGACTGCCCTGAATGCCTACTGGATGAAGAGGATAGTAAAATACACATGGTGGCCGCGAGTTTAATTGCTCAAGACTTCACTGACGACCAACTACTTAAAAACGCTTGGTTACGCGTTTACAAAACCATCGCCTTTTTTAAGGGCCTGGAGCAGGAGCTGTCGTACTTAGAATTTGCCGATGTTTTGGCCCAAGAATTTGGCGAAGATTTTTTTGCGGAGGAATTATTTAAGGACTTTGAGCAAGGTTCGAAAAACATTCAGCAACTAAGGCAGTCTTTAAATAACATTTCATTTTTACGAATTGAAGGCGGGCAACGCGCCTCTAACGAAACGCGCGGAATGAAATTGTTACGCGATACGTTTACACCAAATGATTACCTGTTCAGCCAATTATCATACCCTAACGTAGGCAATTTAATTAACGAAGTGCCGTTAAGCCAGAGGCACTTTACTACCTGCCAACTCCAAAACCAATTGGCCAGATGTTCAGCTTCCGGGTTGGATATCACTAATGTCTTAGGGGCGGATGGCGTGAAGTCTATACTGAATAACGAAGGGTCTAGTAATTATCAAAATTATGATAGCCAAATTTCCGCCCTGCAAGGTGAAATTTCAAAATTTGATGAACAGACTTGGCATAAAAACATATTTTGGAGCACGCTTTTCGCCAATCAAAACTTAACAAAAAACTTTGTCGAAGGCTACCCGACATTTATGCAACAACCGTTGTGGCGCAA
Above is a window of Candidatus Buchananbacteria bacterium CG10_big_fil_rev_8_21_14_0_10_42_9 DNA encoding:
- the rplA gene encoding 50S ribosomal protein L1 — its product is MPRSKKYQEATKLVDPKKLYSITDAMALVKKTSTTKFDSSVELHVKLGINPDKSDQQLRTSVVLPHGTGKSLRIAAFVSAANEKSAKEAGADIAGGKELIQQINTSGKIDFDIAVAEPEMMKELASIAKILGPRGLMPSPKNETVTKDIKHAIEQIKKGKIDVKNDSAGNVHLVIGKVSFDDKALTANYQAALEAIIKNKPQSAKGVYVKTISLSATMGPGIKIETPL
- a CDS encoding DNA topoisomerase IV subunit B (negatively supercoils closed circular double-stranded DNA) — encoded protein: MANQTAPKKSKPPKSQSDYSAKQITVLEGLDPVRKRPGMYIGNTASEGLHHLIWEVVDNGIDEAMAGFCTQIDVELLPDGTVQVTDDGRGIPVDIHKTAKVSALEVVMTKLHAGGKFGEGGYKVSGGLHGVGVSVVNALSEFTKAEVRRDKKTWIQEYERGKPKKKVKPIGPAKTTGTTITFKPDPEIFTVTEFNLQTIIDHLRQQAYLTKGIRLNIIDSRDKHKLAYSFYFEGGIKSYVKHLNVNVEPKHDNVFYAEKEVDDVKVEVAVQYSNEYKETLFGFANNIYNPEGGTHISGFRTALTRSLNSYAKKKNILKEKDQPLSGEDCREGLTAIVSVKIKEPQFEGQTKAKLGNAEVKSIVDSVTSDALGTFLEENPRDAEAIVGKC
- a CDS encoding preprotein translocase subunit SecE, whose protein sequence is MKKLFKYLREAREELAKVAWPTRQKTIQHTILVVVISLAVATFLGLVDYILNLGLERII
- a CDS encoding cytidine deaminase → MTAKKRDNYLSWDEAFMQIANLIGQRSKDPNSQVGAVIVDGNKIVVALGYNGFPRGISDDKLPWSREGDFLDTKYAYVIHAEENAIYNANKPTQGCTLYTNLFPCNECAKTIIQSGIKEIIYESDRYHDQPNMVASRKLLDEAGVKYRQYSPEYELKLEKK
- the rplK gene encoding 50S ribosomal protein L11, producing MAKEVKAKVKVQIPAGQANPAPPVGTALGPHGINIGEFCSQFNEQTKDKAGNVIPVEITIYEDRTFNFVLKTPPASDLLKKAAGIKKGSGEPLQKKIGKVTRKQLEEIAEIKMADLNAHDVKAAAKIIEGTARQMGLEITE
- a CDS encoding dUTP diphosphatase, with translation MPKLSPKPIKVKLLHPDAQLPTRAYAGDAGLDLYAIEDSIIPAGKHGLIKFGLAVEIPEGYVGFIKDRGSMGRSGLHVIGGVMDSNYRGEYICSMINASDSDYKIEKGHRVAQLVILPYFTGLPSEADELSESERGEKRYASSGK
- a CDS encoding DNA topoisomerase IV subunit B (negatively supercoils closed circular double-stranded DNA) codes for the protein ARAARETVLRKGALEGFTLPGKLADCSSRDASASELFIVEGDSAGGSAKQGRDREHQAILPLRGKILNVERARLDKMLANNEIKSLVIALGTNIGEQFDVEKLRYHKVVIMTDADVDGSHIRTLLLTIFFRHFPDIITQGHLYIAQPPLYSVKKGNALHYAYSDDQLEKLKEKLAKEDKKKESAKPTKSVEVEASPDEEENVGERGVGELAEVSGVKLNIQRYKGLGEMNPEQLWETTMSPEHRVMKQVTITDAAKADEVFDILMGSEVEPRKRFIQTHAKNVKNLDI
- a CDS encoding transcription termination/antitermination protein NusG, coding for MAKQTVQRGKRWYVIHTYSGYEENVKRSMEQRIETLDMKDKIFQVLVPTEKKIKIKNGKRRVVTEKIFPGYVLVEMVVDDNSWYVVRNTPNVTGFIGTGTIPTPIDDKEIKELQRRMGVEEPTYKIDLTINTAVRITDGPFKGYEGKISNIDEARGKLKVLVNMFGRETPVELDSLQVKKL